Within the Pseudoxanthomonas sp. Root65 genome, the region CTGGTCTACGGCCTGCTGTCGGACAGCCGCTACGCCTACCGGCCGCGCCCGCTGGACGACACGCTCTCGCAGGACATCTTCAAGCGCTATTTCGAGGCGCTCGACGGCGGCAAGCAGTTCTTCACCGAAGCCGATGTGGCGCGTTTCGCGCCCTACCGCACCAAGATGGACGATGCCATCCGCAGCGGCGACCTCGCGCCGGCCTACGAGATCTTCACCGTCTACAAGCAGCGCGTCGGCCAGCGCGTGGCCTATGCCCGCGCGCTGCTGAAGCAGGACTTCGATTTCAACGGCAACGAGCGCTGGGAATACGACCGCGAAGACGCGCCGTGGGCCGCCGACGGCAAGGCGCTGGATGCGATCTGGAAGAAGTCGGTGATGAACGACTGGCTGCGCCTGAAGCTGGCCGGCAAGAAGCCCGACGACATCCGCAAGACGCTGGACAAGCGTTACGCCAACCTGCAGCGGAGCATCAACGAGCTGAAGACCGAAGACGTCTTCCAGACGTTCCTCAATTCCTACACCGGCGCGATCGATCCGCATACCGACTATTTCACCCCGCGCACCGCCGAAAATTTCAACCAGTCGATGTCGCTGTCGCTGGAAGGCATCGGCGCCGTGCTGCAACGGCAGGACGATCTGGTGGCGATCCGCGAGATCGTGCCGGGCGGCCCGGCCGACCTGAGCGGCAAGCTGAAGATCGGCGACCGCATCGTCGCGGTCGGGCAGGGCAAGTCGGGACCGCTGACCGATGTGATCGGCTGGCGCATCGACGATGTCGTCGCGCAGATCCGCGGCAAGAAGGACACGCAGGTCCGCATCGAATACATCCCGGTCGAAGCCGGCATCGACGGCAAGCATGCGCAGGTCACCATCACCCGGCAGAAGGTCAAGCTGGAAGAGCAGGCCGCCAAGTCCGAGATCATTTCGCTGCCGGCCGCCGGCGGCGAGCCCGCGCGTCGCATCGGTGTGATCAAGCTGCCGGCGTTCTACCAGGACTTTGAAGGCCGCCGGCGCAACCCGAACGACTTCAATTCCGCCACCCGCGACATCGCCAAGCTGCTGGCCCAGTTCAAGACCCAGGGCGTGGACGGCGTGGTGATGGACCTGCGCAACAACGGCGGTGGCTCGCTGGACGAGGCGGTGGAGCTGACCGGCCTGTTCGTTGACAAGGGGCCGGTGGTGCAGGTGCGCGAATCCGGTGGCCGGGTGACGGTCAACAGCGACCGCAAGCCCGGCGTGTCGTGGGACGGCCCGCTGGCCGTGCTGATCAATCGCGCCTCGGCGTCCGCATCCGAGATCTTCGCCGGCGCCATCCAGGACTACGGTCGTGGCCTGGTGATCGGCGAGACCAGCTTCGGCAAGGGCACCGTGCAGAACATGGTCGACCTGGACCGCTGGCCGGCCAATGAAGCGCCGCGCTTCGGTTCGGTGAAGCTGACCATCGCGCAGTTCTTCCGCGTGGCCGGCGGCAGTACCCAGCACAAGGGCGTGGTGCCGGACATCGCGTTCCCGGTGAGCGTCGATGCCAGCGAGTACGGCGAGAGCACGTACGACAACGCCCTGCCGTGGACGCGTATCGCCGCGGTCCCGCACACGCAGTACGGCAACTTTGCGCCGCTGCTGCCGCGCCTGGAGGCGCTGCACGCGGCGCGCTCGGCCAAGGACAAGGAATTCCAGTGGTGGTCCGAGGACGTGGCGCAGTTCCGCGCAGAGGCGGCGAAGAAGTACGTGTCGCTCAACGAAGCCGAACGTCGCGCCGAGCGCGACCGCCAGGACCAGCAGCGCAAACAGCGCCAGGCCGAACGCAAGGCGCTGGGGCTCGCGCTGGATCCGCTGGCCGAGGACCTGGCCGATGACGGCCTGGGTGCGTCCGAGCGCGACATCGTCAAGGACGCGCAGCGCGAGAAGCTGGCCGACAAGCGCCCCGATCCGCTGCTGCGCGAGTCCGCGGCCATCCTGTCCGACGCCATCGGCATCCTCGGCCAGGACCGCAAGCTGTCGGCGCAGGTGCTGCCCGATTCGCCGGGTCCGGGTCGCTGGGCTGAGTGAGGCAGTGTTGAGTGGTGAGGAGTGAGGAGTGAGCGTACGCAATGCGCTCTTCCTCGTTACTCACTCCTCCGCGCTCACGCCTCGGATGAAGCGCAAGATCCGGATAGTCGGGCTGGCGCACTCGCCCTAGTCTGGGCGCATGGACACCATGTCGCGCCGATCGCTTCCCACCTCTAACGTGCCTGTCGCCGATCCGCTCGATCAGGCGCTCCGCCTGCTCGACGAGGGCGAACCCTCGTTGTCTGAACTCGCTTCGCAGACCGGCCTGAGCGCCTCCCATCTGCAGCGCCGTTTCCGTGCGCGCTTCGGACTGAGTCCGGCCGAATATCTGGCACGCAAGAAGCTGGGGACGCTGAAGAGCGCGTTGCGCGAAGGACGCGACGTCACCACGGCGCTGTACGACGCCGGCTACGGTTCGCCGTCGCGGCTGTACGAACAGGGAGCGGCGAAACTGGGCATGACCCCGGCCACCTACCGCGCCGGCGGCCGCGGCGTGGCGATCCGCTGGACGCTGGTCGACACCGTGCTCGGTCGCGCGCTGGTGGCGGCCACCGAGCGCGGCATCTGCGCGGTCGAACTGGGCGATGACGATGCCGCGCTGGAGCGGCGGCTGCGCGAGGAGTTTCCGCTGGCGCAGACCGAGCGGGTCGATGCCGGTCGCGACGACTACCTGGCCCCCCGCTTGCGTGCCGTCGCCGAGCGGCTGGCGGGTCGCGAGGCCGAGGTGCCGGTGGACCTGCTGGGCACCGGTTTCCAGCAACGGGTCTGGGAGGCGCTGATGAAGATTCCGGCGGGAGACACCGTCAGCTATGCAGGACTGGCGCAGTCGCTGGGCGCACCGCGCGCGGCCCGGGCGGTGGCCAGCGCCTGCGCGCACAACCGCATCGCCGTGGTCGTGCCCTGCCATCGCGTGATCCGGGGAGACGGCTCACCCGGTGGCTATCGGTGGGGCCTGCCGCGCAAGGAGCAGTTGCTGGCGCGCGAACGCGGCTGATCGACGCGTCCGTGTGGGAGCGATGGGTGTGCCGGGTGGCTGCATCGTGTCGGTGGATCCCGCAGGTGGGGGCAACGCCGTGATGCGCGCGCGCATGATGTCCAGAGCGCTCCATCGCGACTTACGTCGCTCCCACACTTCGCAGCCTGGACCCGAAGCCGTCTTGAAGGCGATTCAAGCCTGCCCGGAAAGGTTTCAAGCAGCCGAGGGCATCCGTGTCATGCCGCGGGTCCGTGGCTGGCCTAGAATTGCGCCTTGCCGCACTCCCCACGGTCCCCATGAACGCTCCCGTTTCCGCCGCGCCCGCGCGTGGCGGGCTTGCCGTCGCTGCCGCCCTGGCCATCGTCTACGTGGTCTGGGGTTCGACCTATCTCGGCATCCGCATTGCACTGGAAGGCGGCTTTCCGCCGTTGCTGATGGTGTCGGGCAGCCGCTTCGTCGCGGCCGGCGTGGTGATGTTCCTGTTCCTGCGCTGGCGCGGGGTCGCACCGCCCACGCGGGCGCAGTGGAAGAACGTGCTGGTGATGGGCGCGCTGCTGCTGTTGATGGGCAACGGCATGGTGGTGCTGGCCGAACAGACGGTCTCGTCCGGCCTGGCCGCGGTCGCGGTGGCGTCGATGCCGCTGTGGATGGGCCTGTTCGGCGCGCTGCGCGGCCAGCATGCGACGAAGGCCGAGTGGCTGGGCATCGTCATCGGCTTCGCCGGCGTGGTGTGGCTCAACGCCGGCAGTTCGCTCACCGGTTCGCCGGTCGGCCTGGTGTTGCTGCTGATCGCGCCGATCGCATGGGCCTACGGGTCGGTGTGGTCGCGCGGCCGCGATCTGCCCTCGCCGTTCATGACGGCGGCGGCGCAGATGCTGGCGGCCGGCGTGATGCTGGTGGTCGCCGGCCTGTTGCACGGCGAACGCTTCAACACGGCGGAGTGGACGCTCACCGGCGGACTGGCGGTGGCCTACCTGGCGGTGTTCGGCTCGATCATCGCCTTCACCGCCTACGTGTGGCTGCTGCACCATGCGCGCCCGGTGCTGGTCGGCAGCTATGCCTACGTCAATCCGGTGATCGCGGTGGCGTTGGGCGCTTTCATCGCCGGTGAAACCTTCACGCGCCACGATCTCGGCGCGATGGCGGTGATCCTGGCGGGCGTGGTGTTCATCACGCTGGCACGGGCGCGCCAGGCGAAATGAGCGCGCCCATCGACCGCAAGGGGCTGGCGATCACCGCCGGCACGTTCCTGATCTGGGGCGTGGTGCCGCTCTACTGGCATCTGCTGAAAGCGGTGCCGTCGTTCCACATCATCGCGCACCGCATCGTGTGGAGCGCGGTGCTGGTGCTCGGCTGGCTGCTGCTGAAGCACGGACGCAGCTGGTGGCGGCAGGTCCGTGCGCAGCCGCGCGCCGTGCCGCTGCTCGGCGTGAGCAGCCTGCTGATCGCGTTCAACTGGGGCCTGTACATCTGGGCGGTCAATGCGGGCCACGTGGTCGAGACCAGCCTGGGTTACTTCATCAATCCGTTG harbors:
- a CDS encoding carboxy terminal-processing peptidase — translated: MTLKKAPLLLLALALSTPLALLARGEGDAITVAPTADQANTSKLVYGLLSDSRYAYRPRPLDDTLSQDIFKRYFEALDGGKQFFTEADVARFAPYRTKMDDAIRSGDLAPAYEIFTVYKQRVGQRVAYARALLKQDFDFNGNERWEYDREDAPWAADGKALDAIWKKSVMNDWLRLKLAGKKPDDIRKTLDKRYANLQRSINELKTEDVFQTFLNSYTGAIDPHTDYFTPRTAENFNQSMSLSLEGIGAVLQRQDDLVAIREIVPGGPADLSGKLKIGDRIVAVGQGKSGPLTDVIGWRIDDVVAQIRGKKDTQVRIEYIPVEAGIDGKHAQVTITRQKVKLEEQAAKSEIISLPAAGGEPARRIGVIKLPAFYQDFEGRRRNPNDFNSATRDIAKLLAQFKTQGVDGVVMDLRNNGGGSLDEAVELTGLFVDKGPVVQVRESGGRVTVNSDRKPGVSWDGPLAVLINRASASASEIFAGAIQDYGRGLVIGETSFGKGTVQNMVDLDRWPANEAPRFGSVKLTIAQFFRVAGGSTQHKGVVPDIAFPVSVDASEYGESTYDNALPWTRIAAVPHTQYGNFAPLLPRLEALHAARSAKDKEFQWWSEDVAQFRAEAAKKYVSLNEAERRAERDRQDQQRKQRQAERKALGLALDPLAEDLADDGLGASERDIVKDAQREKLADKRPDPLLRESAAILSDAIGILGQDRKLSAQVLPDSPGPGRWAE
- a CDS encoding methylated-DNA--[protein]-cysteine S-methyltransferase; its protein translation is MPVADPLDQALRLLDEGEPSLSELASQTGLSASHLQRRFRARFGLSPAEYLARKKLGTLKSALREGRDVTTALYDAGYGSPSRLYEQGAAKLGMTPATYRAGGRGVAIRWTLVDTVLGRALVAATERGICAVELGDDDAALERRLREEFPLAQTERVDAGRDDYLAPRLRAVAERLAGREAEVPVDLLGTGFQQRVWEALMKIPAGDTVSYAGLAQSLGAPRAARAVASACAHNRIAVVVPCHRVIRGDGSPGGYRWGLPRKEQLLARERG
- the yedA gene encoding drug/metabolite exporter YedA, whose protein sequence is MNAPVSAAPARGGLAVAAALAIVYVVWGSTYLGIRIALEGGFPPLLMVSGSRFVAAGVVMFLFLRWRGVAPPTRAQWKNVLVMGALLLLMGNGMVVLAEQTVSSGLAAVAVASMPLWMGLFGALRGQHATKAEWLGIVIGFAGVVWLNAGSSLTGSPVGLVLLLIAPIAWAYGSVWSRGRDLPSPFMTAAAQMLAAGVMLVVAGLLHGERFNTAEWTLTGGLAVAYLAVFGSIIAFTAYVWLLHHARPVLVGSYAYVNPVIAVALGAFIAGETFTRHDLGAMAVILAGVVFITLARARQAK